A genomic stretch from Setaria viridis chromosome 1, Setaria_viridis_v4.0, whole genome shotgun sequence includes:
- the LOC117842152 gene encoding aspartyl protease family protein At5g10770, whose translation MRSSPVARRARLLVSLLLCAGALGFLPRCHGAAEGEMPGYVTVSAASFEPASTCSAPDPAAPRRNGTSAVLRLTHRHGPCAPSRTSSLATLSVAETLRADQRRAEYILRRVSGAGAQQLLGGSEAAAAATVPANWGYDIGTFNYVVTASLGTPGVAQTLEVDTGSDLSWVQCKPCASSCYNQKDPLFDPAQSSSYAAVPCGGSACAGLGIYASGCSAAQCGYVVSYGDGSNTTGVYSSDTLTLTATDAVEGFLFGCGHAQRGLFTGIDGLLGLGRLPVSLVGQAAGVYGSAFSYCLPTKPSTTGYLTLGGGANAAAPGFATTQLLTLPSAPTYYIVMLTGMSVGGQALSVPESAFAGGTVVDTGTVVTRLPPAAYAALRSAFRSGMAAYGYPAAPPNGILDTCYNFAGYGSVTLPNVALTFSSGATLTLGADGILSFGCLAFAPSGSDGGMAILGNVQQRSFEVRIDGESVGFKPGSC comes from the exons ATGAGATCCTCCCCcgtggcgcgccgcgcgcgcctgctCGTGTCTCTGCTCCTGTGCGCCGGCGCGCTCGGGTTCTTGCCCCGCTGTCATGGCGCTGCCGAGGGGGAGATGCCCGGCTACGTCACCGTCTCCGCCGCCAGCTTCGAGCCGGCCTCCACGTGCAGCGCGCCCGACCCAG CTGCGCCGCGGCGGAACGGCACGTCGGCCGTGCTGCGGCTGACGCACAGGCACGGGCCGTGCGCACCCTCGCGGACGTCCTCGCTGGCGACGCTGTCGGTCGCTGAGACGCTACGCGCGGACCAGCGGCGCGCGGAGTACATCCTGAGGAGGGTGTCGGGCGCCGGCGCGCAGCAGCTGCTGGGAGGatccgaggcggcggcggcggcgacggtgccgGCGAACTGGGGATACGACATCGGCACGTTCAACTACGTGGTGACGGCGAGCCTCGGCACGCCGGGCGTGGCGCAGACGCTGGAGGTGGATACCGGCAGCGACCTGTCGTGGGTGCAGTGCAAGCCGTGCGCGTCGTCGTGCTACAACCAGAAGGACCCGCTCTTCGACCCCGCCCAGTCGTCGTCGTACGCCGCCGTGCCGTGCGGCGGGTCCGCGTGCGCGGGGCTGGGCATCTACGCGTCCGGGTGCTCGGCGGCGCAGTGCGGGTACGTGGTCAGCTACGGCGACGGGTCCAACACCACGGGCGTGTACAGCTCCGACACGCTGACGCTGACGGCGACGGACGCGGTGGAGGGGTTCCTCTTCGGCTGCGGGCACGCGCAGAGAGGGCTGTTCACCGGCATCGACGGGCTCCTCGGTCTCGGCCGCCTGCCGGTGTCGCTGGTGGGACAGGCTGCGGGCGTGTACGGCAGTGCCTTCTCCTACTGCCTCCCGACGAAGCCGTCCACCACGGGGTACCTGACGCTGGGCGGCGGTGCGAATGCCGCGGCGCCGGGGTTCGCGACGACGCAGCTGCTGACGTTGCCGAGCGCGCCGACGTACTACATCGTGATGCTGACGGGCATGAGCGTGGGCGGGCAGGCGCTGAGCGTGCCGGAATCGGCGTTCGCGGGCGGGACGGTGGTGGACACGGGCACGGTGGTGACCCGGCTGCCCCCGGCGGCGTACGCGGCGCTGCGGTCGGCGTTCCGGAGCGGCATGGCGGCGTACGGgtacccggcggcgccgccgaacGGGATCCTAGACACGTGCTACAACTTCGCCGGGTACGGCAGCGTGACGCTGCCCAACGTGGCGCTCACGTTCAGCAGCGGCGCCACCCTGACGCTGGGCGCCGACGGGATCCTGTCGTTCGGGTGCCTCGCGTTCGCGCCCAGCGGCAGCGACGGTGGCATGGCCATCCTCGGGAACGTGCAGCAGCGGTCGTTCGAGGTGCGCATCGACGGCGAGTCCGTCGGGTTCAAGCCCGGCTCCTGCTGA
- the LOC117843444 gene encoding aspartyl protease family protein At5g10770 isoform X2: protein MASVPKLLLLLFFCSCHSLIAHAGDDRSYTVLSLDSLKSDAVCSERKAPLPGAATVPLHHRHGPCSPLNITKMPTLEERLRRDQLRAAYIQRKFSGAKAGAGDVQQQSDLTVPTTLGFFLQTLEYVITVGIGSPAVTQTMLIDSGSDVPWVQCKPCSQCHPQADPLFDPSASSTYSPFSCTSDTCVQLGVEGNGCSSSQQCQYIVRYGDGSSTTGTYSSDALVLGSNTVTNFQFGCNQVESGFDDQTAGLMGLGGGPQSLVTQTAGTFGKAFSYCLPRTSTSSGFLTLGAGTGSSGFVKTPMLRMRQVPTFYGVRLQAIRVGGRQLNIPTSVFSAGSVMDSGTVITRLPPTAYSALSSAFKAGMKKYKAAPPSGLLDTCFDFSGQSTISMPAVALVFSGGAVVDLVGEGIILGNCLAFAATSDDSALGIIGNVQQRTFEVLYDVGGGAVGFRAGAC from the exons ATGGCCTCTGTTCCaaagcttctcctcctcctcttcttttgcAGCTGTCACTCTCTCATTGCTCACGCAGGAGATGATCGCAGCTACACGGTTCTGTCCCTTGACTCTCTGAAGTCTGACGCTGTATGCTCCGAGCGCAAAG CTCCGTTGCCCGGCGCCGCCACGGTGCCGTTGCACCACCGCCATGGCCCGTGCTCGCCGTTGAACATCACTAAGATGCCAACCTTGGAGGAGAGGCTCCGGCGTGACCAGCTCCGGGCTGCCTACATCCAACGGAAGTTCTCTGGCGCcaaggccggcgccggcgacgtccaGCAGCAGTCGGACCTTACTGTGCCGACCACGCTGGGTTTTTTCCTGCAGACGTTGGAGTACGTGATCACCGTCGGCATCGGCTCGCCGGCCGTGACCCAGACCATGCTCATCGACTCCGGCAGCGACGTGCCATGGGTGCAGTGCAAACCGTGCTCGCAGTGCCACCCCCAGGCGGACCCGCTCTTCGACCCCAGCGCGTCGAGCACCTACTCCCCGTTCTCTTGCACCTCTGACACTTGCGTGCAGCTCGGCGTGGAGGGAAACGGGTGCTCGAGCTCCCAGCAGTGCCAGTACATTGTCAGGTACGGCGATGGATCCAGCACGACGGGGACCTACAGCTCCGACGCGCTCGTGCTGGGCTCCAACACCGTCACCAACTTCCAGTTCGGGTGCAACCAGGTGGAGTCGGGCTTCGACGACCAAACCGCCGGGCTCatggggctcggcggcggcccgcAATCGCTCGTGACGCAGACGGCGGGGACGTTCGGCAAGGCCTTCTCCTACTGCCTCCCGCGGACTTCGACCTCTTCCGGGTTCCTCACGCTCGGTGCTGGAACTGGAAGCTCGGGCTTCGTCAAGACGCCGATGCTCAGGATGAGGCAGGTCCCAACGTTCTACGGCGTGCGCCTTCAGGCCATCAGGGTGGGCGGGAGGCAGCTCAACATACCCACCTCGGTCTTCTCCGCCGGGTCGGTCATGGACTCCGGCACGGTCATCACGCGCTTGCCGCCGACGGCCTACTCGGCGCTGTCGTCGGCGTTCAAGGCCGGGATGAAGAAGTACAAGGCGGCACCGCCCAGCGGCCTCCTCGACACGTGCTTCGACTTCAGTGGCCAGTCCACAATCAGCATGCCGGCCGTCGCGCTGGTGTTCTCCGGGGGCGCAGTCGTCGACCTCGTCGGAGAAGGGATCATTCTGGGCAACTGCCTCGCCTTCGCGGCCACCAGCGACGACAGCGCCTTGGGCATCATCGGCAACGTGCAGCAGCGAACGTTCGAGGTGCTGTACGACGTCGGCGGGGGCGCTGTGGGCTTCAGGGCTGGGGCGTGCTGA
- the LOC117843444 gene encoding aspartyl protease family protein At5g10770 isoform X1: MASVPKLLLLLFFCSCHSLIAHAGDDRSYTVLSLDSLKSDAVCSERKAAPLPGAATVPLHHRHGPCSPLNITKMPTLEERLRRDQLRAAYIQRKFSGAKAGAGDVQQQSDLTVPTTLGFFLQTLEYVITVGIGSPAVTQTMLIDSGSDVPWVQCKPCSQCHPQADPLFDPSASSTYSPFSCTSDTCVQLGVEGNGCSSSQQCQYIVRYGDGSSTTGTYSSDALVLGSNTVTNFQFGCNQVESGFDDQTAGLMGLGGGPQSLVTQTAGTFGKAFSYCLPRTSTSSGFLTLGAGTGSSGFVKTPMLRMRQVPTFYGVRLQAIRVGGRQLNIPTSVFSAGSVMDSGTVITRLPPTAYSALSSAFKAGMKKYKAAPPSGLLDTCFDFSGQSTISMPAVALVFSGGAVVDLVGEGIILGNCLAFAATSDDSALGIIGNVQQRTFEVLYDVGGGAVGFRAGAC, translated from the exons ATGGCCTCTGTTCCaaagcttctcctcctcctcttcttttgcAGCTGTCACTCTCTCATTGCTCACGCAGGAGATGATCGCAGCTACACGGTTCTGTCCCTTGACTCTCTGAAGTCTGACGCTGTATGCTCCGAGCGCAAAG CAGCTCCGTTGCCCGGCGCCGCCACGGTGCCGTTGCACCACCGCCATGGCCCGTGCTCGCCGTTGAACATCACTAAGATGCCAACCTTGGAGGAGAGGCTCCGGCGTGACCAGCTCCGGGCTGCCTACATCCAACGGAAGTTCTCTGGCGCcaaggccggcgccggcgacgtccaGCAGCAGTCGGACCTTACTGTGCCGACCACGCTGGGTTTTTTCCTGCAGACGTTGGAGTACGTGATCACCGTCGGCATCGGCTCGCCGGCCGTGACCCAGACCATGCTCATCGACTCCGGCAGCGACGTGCCATGGGTGCAGTGCAAACCGTGCTCGCAGTGCCACCCCCAGGCGGACCCGCTCTTCGACCCCAGCGCGTCGAGCACCTACTCCCCGTTCTCTTGCACCTCTGACACTTGCGTGCAGCTCGGCGTGGAGGGAAACGGGTGCTCGAGCTCCCAGCAGTGCCAGTACATTGTCAGGTACGGCGATGGATCCAGCACGACGGGGACCTACAGCTCCGACGCGCTCGTGCTGGGCTCCAACACCGTCACCAACTTCCAGTTCGGGTGCAACCAGGTGGAGTCGGGCTTCGACGACCAAACCGCCGGGCTCatggggctcggcggcggcccgcAATCGCTCGTGACGCAGACGGCGGGGACGTTCGGCAAGGCCTTCTCCTACTGCCTCCCGCGGACTTCGACCTCTTCCGGGTTCCTCACGCTCGGTGCTGGAACTGGAAGCTCGGGCTTCGTCAAGACGCCGATGCTCAGGATGAGGCAGGTCCCAACGTTCTACGGCGTGCGCCTTCAGGCCATCAGGGTGGGCGGGAGGCAGCTCAACATACCCACCTCGGTCTTCTCCGCCGGGTCGGTCATGGACTCCGGCACGGTCATCACGCGCTTGCCGCCGACGGCCTACTCGGCGCTGTCGTCGGCGTTCAAGGCCGGGATGAAGAAGTACAAGGCGGCACCGCCCAGCGGCCTCCTCGACACGTGCTTCGACTTCAGTGGCCAGTCCACAATCAGCATGCCGGCCGTCGCGCTGGTGTTCTCCGGGGGCGCAGTCGTCGACCTCGTCGGAGAAGGGATCATTCTGGGCAACTGCCTCGCCTTCGCGGCCACCAGCGACGACAGCGCCTTGGGCATCATCGGCAACGTGCAGCAGCGAACGTTCGAGGTGCTGTACGACGTCGGCGGGGGCGCTGTGGGCTTCAGGGCTGGGGCGTGCTGA